In Triticum aestivum cultivar Chinese Spring chromosome 5B, IWGSC CS RefSeq v2.1, whole genome shotgun sequence, the following proteins share a genomic window:
- the LOC123112131 gene encoding uncharacterized protein has translation MVKDHLMLNVDRLMVPEPIEVTGAPKSSSSRDTAALPITGHSFFAVGDSMVPEEEPLLQITECRICQEEDDIKNLESPCACTGSVKYAHRACVQRWCNEKGDVTCEICHEPYEHGYTAPPRPHPDETTIDISGGWTITGTAFDLRDPRILAVAQNHIMEAEYDDYSATNASTAAFCRSAALVLMALLLLRHALTLTDEDDDDTSAMFSLFLLRAAGFLLPFYIMAWAISILQRRRHRQEAAALAATEVAFILQSGQGRGVHFTIAPDSPATPQHEPQP, from the exons ATGGTGAAGGATCATCTAATGCTCAATGTTGACCGCCTAATGGTGCCTGAACCCATTGAGGTCACTGGAGCACCCAAAAGCTCCTCATCGAGGGACACCGCTGCACTGCCCATTACAGGGCATTCCTTTTTTGCAGTTGGAGACAGCATGGTTCCTGAAGAAGAACCCCTTCTGCAGATTACGGAGTGCCGTATTTGTCAGGAGGAAGATGACATTAAGAATCTAGAGAGCCCCTGTGCTTGCACCGGCAGTGTAAAG TATGCGCATAGGGCTTGTGTACAAAGATGGTGCAATGAGAAAGGAGATGTGACATGTGAAATCTGCCATGAG CCGTATGAACATGGGTACACTGCACCTCCCAGACCCCATCCTGATGAAACTACCATCGATATAAG TGGTGGCTGGACCATTACTGGTACAGCATTTGACTTGCGTGATCCTAGGATCCTGGCAGTAGCACAAAACCACATTATGGAAGCTGAATATGATGATTATTCAGCCACGAATGCCAGCACTGCTGCCTTTTGCCGTTCTGCTGCTCTTGTC TTAATGGCTCTCCTACTACTGAGGCATGCATTGACTCTaactgatgaagatgatgatgacacTTCAGCAATGTTTTCA CTTTTCTTACTGCGTGCGGCTGGTTTTCTTCTCCCATTCTATATAATGGCTTGGGCTATTAGTATATTGCAGCGTCGCAGACATCGACAG GAGGCAGCTGCGTTGGCAGCAACTGAGGTGGCATTCATCCTTCAGTCTGGGCAAGGAAGAGGAGTGCATTTCACCATAGCACCAGATTCTCCTGCCACGCCCCAGCACGAACCACAACCTTGA